The proteins below come from a single Psychrobacter sp. PL19 genomic window:
- a CDS encoding YgaP family membrane protein: MNINVGSTDRMLRIVAGLVVIGLGAYYQSWWGVVGLVPLLTGTFRFCPLYTMLGTNTCKR, encoded by the coding sequence ATGAATATTAATGTTGGAAGTACTGATAGAATGCTTCGTATAGTCGCCGGTTTAGTGGTTATCGGATTGGGTGCTTATTACCAAAGCTGGTGGGGCGTGGTTGGCTTAGTACCTTTATTAACCGGTACGTTTCGTTTTTGTCCACTGTATACCATGCTGGGTACCAACACCTGTAAGCGTTAA
- a CDS encoding class I SAM-dependent methyltransferase, producing the protein MNPYERYVLPKMIDLACGTSGVMEARSKIVPQAIGEVLEIGIGSGLNLPFYDPKKVSSIVGIDPAAQMQALGRQRAAAISIPVEMVAADVQGIHAETDRFDTIVITFTLCSISDPISALQEMGRLLKPGGRLLFCEHGLAPDSSVERWQHRLTPLWKPLAGGCHLNRDIPALIEASGFIVEELSAAYLSGPRPMTYVYSGWAHQAV; encoded by the coding sequence ATGAATCCATACGAACGCTATGTATTACCAAAAATGATTGATCTTGCCTGTGGCACCAGTGGGGTCATGGAGGCGCGGTCGAAAATCGTACCCCAAGCAATAGGTGAGGTACTGGAAATTGGCATCGGTAGCGGTCTCAATCTACCGTTTTATGACCCAAAAAAAGTTTCTTCTATTGTTGGTATCGACCCTGCCGCCCAGATGCAGGCTCTTGGGCGCCAGCGAGCGGCCGCTATTAGTATCCCTGTTGAAATGGTCGCAGCGGATGTTCAGGGTATTCATGCCGAGACAGATCGCTTTGACACCATTGTTATAACTTTTACCCTATGCAGCATCAGTGACCCAATATCGGCGCTTCAGGAAATGGGACGACTACTCAAGCCTGGCGGCCGACTGTTATTCTGTGAACATGGACTGGCCCCAGATTCTTCGGTCGAGCGTTGGCAGCACCGATTAACACCTTTGTGGAAGCCCTTGGCTGGGGGCTGTCATCTGAACCGTGATATCCCAGCGCTCATCGAAGCGAGCGGCTTTATCGTCGAGGAGCTGAGTGCAGCGTATTTATCTGGGCCACGGCCGATGACCTATGTATACAGTGGCTGGGCACACCAAGCAGTATAG